From Anopheles funestus chromosome 3RL, idAnoFuneDA-416_04, whole genome shotgun sequence, a single genomic window includes:
- the LOC125769588 gene encoding THO complex subunit 5 homolog, which translates to MVSKPDNNETVTDKKRRKTSSSNATDNSASSAKTSKEDVYMNTIAFEEQEASKRSPVKDANLFHATCDELRTIFGDIAKLKADNSEDAKTKIADKRIEGSLAFVLLKKLNRLDKVRIREGRDALHKEKLRVDSNRLQLQNLLYEAEHLKREVQRCYMFKSQDEEIELVPVEEFYQQAPESVSRPETTKTDEHARRIARLEWELQQRKELDAHLKELLTLKQAVEKDIIAKTARLDSLGPRLRDLLIATRPLQEALEMPVEKGWKIRKTVRLLPQPLYLLYANVTAYGEACDNFLVTSIQGDEEEAKQMAAAINSYESETHCGSDSGNNSRDRADSDNDENEHEVHRGMKKRHHRGHIKTNLDEQRREKLLKPHPLSVTITIRAKDCPTELSTDHLSGPGLSLTFTYLPNMQVVTVNIALVDLHSSGVAAGDVLSTESVLNELFRGDKGEECPNPKIKYQLQDLSIEINQLARILKEKELGKPFLWAQKLCGLEHTSTVYTSVRIGPDALGNEPLEVTDKLHETIPSIVRSVRARWEARLKLYKQIHDLETKMIDTSINDERGHPIRISSTVLQWSSISFEDYVSSGVAKLFLEDGMATASDLYFRAIVIRGSAKLECYICVPCRFPDNSPLWSFSLNWNGKHTSSCNSSVREMEYWSNSLAAAEHSFDILPKQLKRAMSCLDIYLETEGPYYTPAEFTQDKSFLKPFRGRTRAQPFRIAPNGSSSLFTQI; encoded by the exons ATGGTTAGTAAACCTGACAATAATGAAACGGTCACCGATAAGAAACGCCGCAAGACGAGCAGTTCCAACGCCACGGATAATTCTGCATCGAGTGCAAAAACTTCGAAGGAAGATGTTTACATG AACACGATCGCCTTTGAAGAACAGGAAGCCAGCAAACGTTCGCCGGTTAAAGATGCCAATCTTTTCCACGCAACGTGCGACGAACTGCGAACGATATTTGGGGACATAGCTAAACTGAAGGCAGATAATTCGGAAGATGCCAAGACGAAAATTGCAGATAAAAGGATCGAAGGGTCGTTGGCGTTCGTGCtattgaaaaaattgaatcgtCTCGACAAAGTGCGCATTCGTGAGGGTCGTGATGCGTTGCACAAAGAGAAACTGCGTGTCGACAGCAATCGGTTGCAGCTGCAAAACTTATTGTATGAAGCCGAGCATTTAAAACGTGAAGTACAGCGGTGCTATATGTTCAAGAGTCAAGACGAAGAGATCGAGCTTGTGCCGGTGGAAGAGTTTTACCAACAAGCTCCAGAATCAGTGTCTCGGCCAGAAACCACGAAGACAGACGAACATGCGCGCCGCATTGCCAGGTTGGAATGGGAACTGCAGCAACGGAAAGAACTGGATGCCCATTTAAAAGAACTATTAACTTTAAAACAAGCCGTCGAAAAAGATATTATCGCCAAAACTGCGCGACTGGATTCATTGGGACCACGGCTAAGAGATTTACTGATCGCAACCAGGCCACTGCAGGAAGCACTCGAAATGCCTGTTGAAAAAGGCTGGAAGATACGCAAAACGGTGCGATTATTGCCACAGCCGTTGTATCTTCTTTATGCGAATGTCACTGCTTATGGAGAAGCTTGTG ATAATTTTCTCGTAACATCGATACAAGGTGACGAagaggaagcaaaacaaatggcTGCCGCTATTAACTCGTATGAATCGGAAACCCACTGTGGCAGTGATTCTGGTAACAATTCACGCGATCGTGCTGATTCGGACAATGACGAAAACGAGCATGAAGTACACCGTGGCATGAAAAAACGTCATCATCGAGGGCACATCAAGACAAATCTGGATGAACAGCGGCGTGAGAAACTGTTGAAACCACATCCGCTTAGCGTAACGATAACGATCCGCGCAAAGGATTGTCCTACGGAGTTGTCCACCGATCATCTGTCTGGACCAGGGCTTTCACTAACCTTCACGTACTTGCCAAACATGCAGGTGGTAACAGTGAACATTGCACTGGTAGATTTGCATTCATCAGGTGTAGCAGCCGGCGACGTACTATCTACCGAAAGCGTTCTGAACGAATTGTTTCGTGGTGACAAAGGTGAAGAATGTCCCAATCCGAAGATAAAATATCAGTTGCAAGATCTGTCAATCgaaatcaatcaattggcGCGCATTTTGAAGGAAAAGGAGCTGGGTAAGCCGTTCCTTTGGGCACAAAAGCTTTGCGGACTGGAGCACACCTCAACAGTTTACACATCCGTTCGCATCGGCCCTGATGCTCTCGGAAATGAGCCGCTTGAAGTAACTGATAAGCTACATGAAACGATCCCCAGCATCGTACGTTCCGTCCGAGCACGGTGGGAGGCCCGGTTAAAGCTGTACAAACAGATTCACGATCTAGAGACCAAAATGATAGACACATCGATCAATGATGAACGCGGCCATCCAATACGCATCTCCAGTACCGTGCTGCAGTGGAGTTCGATATCTTTTGAGGATTATGTCTCGTCTGGGGTAGCAAAACTGTTCCTGGAGGACGGGATGGCCACCGCTAGTGACCTCTATTTTCGAGCGATAGTCATTCGTGGCTCGGCTAAACTTGAATGCTACATTTGTGTACCTTGTCGTTTCCCTGACAATTCACCGTTGTGGTCTTTCTCCTTAAACTGGAATGGAAAACATACATCATCGTGCAACAGCTCAGTAAGG GAAATGGAATATTGGAGCAACAGTTTGGCAGCAGCGGAACATTCGTTTGATATATTGCCGAAGCAGTTGAAACGCGCGATGTCTTGTTTAGACATTTACCTTGAAACTGAGGGGCCCTACTACACCCCAGCCGAGTTTACACAAGACAAAAGCTTTCTTAAACCGTTCCGCGGACGTACCAGAGCTCAACCTTTCCGAATTGCACCGAACGGGAGCAGTTCTTTGTTTActcaaatttaa
- the LOC125769585 gene encoding transcription elongation regulator 1, translating into MSVEVDKALPNETENVEDTDNAVSGSEPAVDSASEHQTSPLEVDSKAEDRKPSPTKNGAGLLGSAPAKPTNAVVTDLWVETKTADGKSYYYHAVSRETTWTRPEGPNVNVMTQVEVEALNKQQLQQPKSAEQKVAEAMATSASSAVPVSSSSIPAVIPLHTAMTRFTGPPPSFGMSPFGMPPPNFTSFPPWNPPAVNSGQNWPLGQTLPYDATKQALSEIKLNEIDPSIVAKATVWSEHNAPDGRMFYYNASKGESVWEKPQALRDLEKAKLAVWSAKQNKAKVPPSVPPFLAPPIPPQMPIMSSMQTPPSAGLKIQQFPSPLTTAACSTIGALPAAGVRLQQMPVAGGVVFDPITFMAKNDKAVAEEERKRKLEQEKKRKEDEEKAKANKPQDKSRPISSTPISGTPWCVVWTGDGRVFFYNPSTRTSVWERPEELKERADVDKAVLVPPQQLLGTVATKENENIGSKVQTVAGTAIATSNTAAESDGGNNANSNNTNEPRTAPTDTESSGEEDGEQPSKKLKSDLEAVMKSTNSASTNRSGNDPEKEAIAMEAEARAARERTLIPLDVRMKSFREMLRELDVSAFSTWEKELHKIVYDARYLLLTSKERKQVFEKYVKDRADEERREKRNKMRQKRDDFRALMEAAHLHGKSSFSEFAQKYGKDERFKVIEKIRERESLFNEYIVEVRKREKEEKQHRKEQMKKDFLAMLRERSDINRHTRFSDVRKKIESDSRYKAIVEHSQREELFEEYIKALKEEKRKAKEKEKEKDLKERNNRSEQRGSQRSRDRSRDRRSRSNEREASQTAKSTSNDDGPANDNNNDEDEGEDCNTSDEDEIERQQKERDRKARAEASIKEREKEVQRTLATHLRDRDKERQHHQRDEAMRHFNALLADLVRNADLTWKEVKKLLKKDHRWELISMLDRDDRERLFNEHIANLVRKKRDKFREMLDEIPSLELTSQWKEIKKIIRDDPRYLKYNSSERGEREFRDYIKDKTANAKLAFRELLQECKFITHKSFELYRENVNHLREVEDILRNDRRYLILHHIASERTQMVLAHLEELHKRGPPPPPTASESLRRK; encoded by the exons ATGAGTGTGGAAGTTGATAAAGCATTGCCAAACGAAACGGAGAATGTGGAAGACACAGATAATGCTGTTTCAGGCAGCGAACCAGCGGTGGATTCGGCATCGGAGCATCAAACATCTCCATTGGAAGTAGATTCCAAAGCGGAAGACAGAAAACCATCCCccaccaaaaatggtgccgGTCTTCTCGGTTCAGCTCCGGCAAAACCGACAAATGCAGTTGTTACT GATTTGTGGGTGGAAACGAAAACTGCGGACGGGAAATCATATTATTATCACGCCGTAAGTCGTGAAACAACTTGGACCCGCCCAGAAGGTCCTAACGTTAACGTAATGACACAGGTGGAAGTGGAAGCACTCAATAAACAACAGTTACAACAACCAAAGTCTGCTGAACAAAAAGTCGCGGAGGCTATGGCAACTAGCGCATCATCAGCTGTGCCGGTTAGTTCTTCTTCAATACCCGCTGTTATTCCACTCCACACTGCAATGACGCGTTTCACAGGGCCTCCTCCTTCGTTTGGGATGTCTCCATTCGGTATGCCTCCGCCTAATTTTACCAGCTTTCCACCGTGGAATCCGCCAGCGGTTAACAGTGGGCAAAATTGGCCGCTTGGTCAAACTCTTCCCTACGATGCTACCAAGCAAGCCCTTAGCGAGATTAAGCTGAATGAAATTGATCCCTCGATCGTTGCCAAGGCTACGGTTTGGAGTGAACACAATGCACCGGATGGTCGTATGTTCTATTATAACGCTTCCAAGGGAGAAAGCGTATGGGAAAAGCCACAAGCGTTGCGTGATTTGGAAA AAGCAAAGCTGGCTGTATGGAGTGCAAAGCAGAACAAAGCTAAAGTACCTCCATCGGTTCCACCCTTCTTAGCTCCACCGATTCCACCTCAGATGCCGATCATGTCCTCAATGCAAACACCGCCCTCTGCAGGACTGAAGATACAACAGTTTCCTTCTCCACTTACTACAGCCGCATGCTCGACTATTGGAGCACTGCCCGCTGCCGGTGTGCGGCTTCAGCAGATGCCTGTGGCTGGGGGTGTCGTTTTCGATCCGATTACATTTATGGCGAAAAATGATAAGGCCGTCGCGGAGGAAGAGCGAAAGCGAAAGTTGGAGCAAGAAAAGAAGCGTAAGGAGGACGAAGAAAAGGCTAAAGCAAATAAGCCGCAAGATAAAAGTCGCCCAATTTCTAGCACTCCAATCAGCGGTACGCCCTGGTGTGTAGTATGGACTGGAGACGGgcgtgttttcttttacaatcCTTCAACTCGCACTTCCGTGTGGGAAAGACCGGAAGAGTTGAAAGAGCGCGCCGATGTGGACAAAGCAGTGCTTGTTCCTCCGCAACAGTTGCTTGGTACCGTGGCGACAAAGGAGAATGAAAACATCGGTAGTAAAGTGCAGACAGTGGCAGGAACAGCCATTGCCACTAGTAATACAGCTGCTGAAAGCGATGGTGGTAACAACGCTAACAGTAATAATACCAATGAACCTAGAACTGCTCCAACGGACACGGAATCGAGCGGAGAAGAGGATGGCGAACAGCCAAGCAAGAAATTGAAATCCGACTTGGAAGCAGTTATGAAATCAACAAACTCCGCTAGCACTAACCGTTCCGGAAATGATCCGGAAAAGGAAGCTATAGCAATGGAAGCTGAGGCAAGGGCAGCTCGCGAGCGGACTCTTATACCGCTAGATGTGCGTATGAAGTCGTTCCGTGAAATGCTCCGTGAGTTGGATGTATCTGCATTCAGTACTTGGGAAAAAGAGCTACATAAAATCGTGTACGATGCACGCTATCTGCTTCTAACTTCCAAAGAACGCAAGCAAGTGTTTGAAAAATACGTGAAAGACCGTGCAGACGAAGAACGGCGGgagaagcgaaacaaaatgcGCCAAAAGCGTGATGATTTCCGTGCCCTCATGGAAGCAGCTCACTTGCATGGAAA ATCTTCATTTAGCGAATTTGCCCAGAAATATGGTAAGGATGAACGATTCAAAGTAATCGAAAAGATCCGCGAACGAGAAAGCTTGTTTAATGAGTACATTGTGGAGGTAAGGAAGCGCGAAAAAGAAGAGAAGCAACATCGAAAGGAACAG ATGAAAAAAGACTTTCTTGCGATGCTTCGCGAAAGAAGTGATATTAATCGTCACACGCGGTTCAGTGACGTacgcaaaaaaattgaaagtgaTAGTCGCTACAAAGCAATCGTAGAGCACTCCCAGCGGGAAGAACTGTTTGAGGAATATATCAAGGCGTTAAAGGAagagaaacggaaagcaaaagaaaaggaaaaggaaaaagatttaaaagaaCGCAATAACCGTAGTGAGCAGCGCGGTTCGCAGAGATCTAGGGATCGTTCGCGTGATCGACGAAGTCGCTCCAATGAACGAGAGGCGAGTCAAACGGCTAAAAGCACCAGCAACGATGATGGCCCTGCAAATGATAACAACAATGACGAAGACGAAGGCGAGGATTGCAACACGTCGGATGAGGATGAAATTGAGAGACAACAAAAAGAACGGGACCGCAAGGCGCGAGCTGAAGCCAGTATTAAGGAACGAGAGAAAGAGGTTCAGCGAACGCTGGCCACTCATTTGCGCGATCGCGACAAGGAACGGCAACACCATCAGAGGGATGAAGCAATGCGTCATTTTAATGCGCTATTAGCAGATCTAGTCCGCAATGCAGATCTTACATGGAAGGAGGTAAAAAAGTTGCTGAAAAAAGATCATCGTTGGGAATTAATTTCCATGCTTGATCGAGACGATCGGGAAAG ATTGTTTAATGAGCATATTGCTAATTTGGTTCGCAAGAAACGTGATAAATTTCGCGAGATGTTGGATGAAATTCCTTCTCTCGAGCTGACATCGCAgtggaaggaaattaaaaaaattatccgTGACGATCCACGATACTTAAAATATAACAGCAGCGAAAGG GGCGAACGTGAATTTCGAGACTACATCAAAGACAAAACAGCTAATGCCAAGCTTGCGTTTCGAGAACTGCTTCAGGAATGTAAGTTTATTACACACAAAAGCTTCGAGCTGTACcgtgaaaatgtaaatcatCTGCGCGAAGTGGAAGACATTTTGCGCAATGATCGTCGCTATCTGATTCTACATCATATAGCGAGCGAACGCACGCAAATGGTTTTGGCTCATTTGGAAGAACTGCATAAGCGTggaccaccgccaccgccaaCTGCTAGTGAGTCGTTACGGCGTAAGTAA
- the LOC125769593 gene encoding oxygen-dependent coproporphyrinogen-III oxidase — MILKILRSSGTRLIARQMHGKVGTSTSMKTSVIRLIGGAVCIGGTTAALAYHWLYRHEVQMAAIGSSGKFASVSRYMAEPITNRQVLDANRNDMKCRMEELVMRIQHNFCRSLEAEENFGKKFLVDRWERKEGGGGITCVLQDGDVFEKAGVNISVVHGNLPKGAIQQMRSRGKQLADGELPFFAVGVSAVIHPRNPMVPTIHFNYRYFEVTDSAGQKQWWFGGGTDLTPYYLNETDAEHFHRTLKEACDPHDPTYYPRFKEWCDKYFFIPHRNESRGVGGIFFDDLDGPDAERAFDFVSSCAHSVVPSYLPLVRQHKNDSYGDRHRQWQLLRRGRYVEFNLIYDRGTKFGLYTPGARYESILMSLPLNAKWEYMHIPEKGTEEAAIIEVLQKPKNWLKL, encoded by the exons ATGATTTTAAAGATTCTTCGTAGCAGTGGTACCCGGCTTATCGCACGGCAAATGCACGGTAAAGTTGGTACCAGTACCAGTATGAAGACATCTGTGATAAG GTTAATTGGAGGTGCCGTATGCATTGGTGGAACTACCGCCGCTCTAGCATACCATTGGCTGTACCGGCATGAGGTCCAAATGGCAGCCATTGGGTCCAGTGGCAAATTTGCCAGCGTTTCCCGATATATGGCCGAACCGATCACCAACCGGCAGGTGCTTGATGCGAACCGAAACGACATGAAGTGTCGCATGGAAGAGCTAGTGATGCGGATACAGCACAACTTTTGCCGTTCCCTAGAAGCGGAAGAAAACTTCGGCAAGAAATTTCTCGTCGATCGCTGGGAACGAAAAGAGGGTGGCGGTGGTATTACCTGTGTCCTGCAGGATGGAGATGTGTTCGAAAAAGCCGGTGTAAATATATCTGTGGTTCACGGCAATTTGCCAAAGGGCGCCATTCAGCAAATGCGCTCCCGCGGAAAACAGCTGGCGGATGGAGAGCTTCCATTTTTCGCCGTGGGCGTAAGCGCTGTAATACATCCGCGTAATCCGATGGTTCCGACGATCCATTTCAACTACCGATACTTCGAAGTCACTGACTCTGCTGGTCAGAAACAGTGGTGGTTTGGAGGTGGTACGGATCTCACACCATACTATCTAAACGAGACAGATGCAGAGCACTTTCACCGCACACTGAAGGAAGCGTGTGATCCCCATGACCCCACGTACTACCCACGGTTCAAGGAGTGGTGCgacaaatatttctttatacCGCATCGTAACGAGAGCCGCGGTGTCGGTGGCATTTTCTTCGACGATTTGGACGGGCCGGATGCTGAACGAGCGTTCGATTTTGTATCCTCCTGCGCACATTCCGTAGTGCCTTCGTACCTGCCGTTGGTTCGACAACACAAAAATGACTCGTATGGCGATCGCCACCGGCAGTGGCAGCTATTGCGACGTGGTCGTTATGTTGAGTTTAATCTCATATACGATCGTGGAACTAAATTTGGTTTGTACACGCCTGGCGCCAGATACGAAAGCATTCTAATGTCGTTGCCACTGAATGCG aaatgggAGTACATGCATATTCCCGAAAAAGGTACGGAAGAAGCGGCTATTATTGAGGTCCTTCAGAAACCTAAGAATTGGCTTAAGCTGTAA
- the LOC125769587 gene encoding uncharacterized protein C05D11.1-like yields the protein MGFKHLITVKANEVIPVHKYRSERTGLTVIVGEVEGPVVNGYFTLATEAHDDDGLPHTLEHLIFLGSEKYPYKGILDLVANRCLASGTNAWTDRDHTCYTMTTAGSEGFLSLLPVYLDHILYPTLTDSGFTTEVHHITGQGEDGGVVYCEMQGRENTGESRINLEMLRAVYPDSGYSAETGGILSNLRTSTTNEKVRAYHAAFYRPDNLHVIITGQIKPDDIFKALEPIEEKIVSKGALPPFERPWQTPVEPLKESTNIKIEYPADEEDCGLFNVAWRGPKATTEYDTLTACAVLLRYLTDTSASPVQREFVEIEDPYASRVGYNIVENSVSLLYISFENVPLGKEDHIFSKLCQLLANIADGKEKLDMQRMRNVIERNRLEALSSLESNPHDDIAFHVIGDVLYGSDENEFDNRLNVNRCLQSLKSKEDSFWLTLLKDYIINNKHVVVRAVPSIKENVRTATVEQERLEKQREALGDSGLKEKEKMLSYAMASNEIAPPDEMITSIPVPSTEGIKFYPVEVYSSSADKNPPGLKMTDLPVYAEAYDLHTNFCYLKVTMNTEPLSVELRSYLVLLLELLTESPIRRGDTLIPYEEVVSTLESNTVETMTDLGFSSSSRFSVGAYSSTATLYMQVVREKYTTGIELITELLHKTEFTAERIKVCATKLINEVAQAKREGNSIAKDILKAMCYRKESNVRISSLLKQSKFLTSLLEMLEKPESANTVIENLNKTRAIITQPENIAIHMAADWNVMKDLGIDLIAPWKRLVQPIQTQNLTQRFTNMQDWEHMEKNNDALKPYTGVIVGLGSVESAFLFRTCQGITDFNDADLVPLLLFLQYMTQLEGPLWKQIRGQGFAYGYNIVPRPNEGMLYFTLYRASNVVAAYQEAVSIMEKQVTETAEWDATLLESARSSLIFEIIARENSIEKVVNTSMLASFKGVPVGYNQSLVCQVGKVTKDDLQRVGNRYVRNLFSTTDTCTAIVCHPDKASDIASAFKNLGIQLKVETNLEESVLA from the exons ATGGGGTTCAAGCATCTAATCACGGTGAAAGCAAATGAAGTTATTCCGGTTCATAAGTACCGCTCGGAGCGCACCGGATTAACCGTGATTGTCGGTGAGGTTGAAGGTCCGGTGGTAAATGGGTACTTTACGCTTGCAACCGAAGCGCATGATGACGACGGCTTACCGCATACGCTGGAACATCTGATTTTCCTTGGTTCCGAAAAGTATCCGTACAAAGGCATTCTCGATTTGGTGGCCAACCGTTGTTTGGCATCCGGCACCAATGCATGGACTGATCGGGATCACACGTGCTATACAATGACTACGGCTGGTAGTGAAGGCTTTCTTTCGCTGCTGCCTGTGTACTTGGATCACATACTTTACCCAACTCTAACCGATTCTGGTTTCACTACCGAGGTTCATCACATTACCGGGCAAGGCGAGGACGGTGGTGTGGTGTACTGTGAAATGCAGGGACGCGAAAATACCGGCGAATCGAGGATAAATCTGGAAATGTTACGTGCGGTATATCCGGACAGCGGCTACAGCGCCGAAACGGGCGGAATCTTAAGCAACCTTCGTACAAGCACCACGAACGAAAAGGTTCGTGCATATCATGCTGCGTTTTATCGTCCGGATAATTTGCACGTCATTATCACTGGGCAAATCAAGCCGGACGATATCTTCAAAGCACTGGAACCGATCGAGGAGAAAATTGTGTCCAAGGGAGCGCTTCCACCTTTCGAGCGTCCGTGGCAAACACCGGTAGAACCACTGAAAGAGTCAACTAATATTAAAATAGAGTACCCAGCCGACGAGGAAGATTGTGGACTATTTAACGTAGCATGGAGAGGCCCGAAAGCTACCACGGAGTACGATACGCTTACTGCCTGCGCGGTACTGCTGCGCTATCTTACCGACACTTCCGCCAGTCCGGTCCAACGAGAGTTTGTcgaaattgaagatccgtACGCAAGTCGTGTGGGCTACAATATAGTGGAGAATTCGGTTTCATTGCTGTATATATCGTTTGAAAATGTTCCACTGGGTAAGGAGGATCACATATTTTCTAAGCTTTGCCAACTGCTGGCAAACATTGCGGATGGTAAGGAAAAGTTGGACATGCAACGCATGAGGAATGTTATCGAGCGTAACAGATTGGAGGCTCTTAGTAGTTTAGAATCGAATCCGCATGACGATATCGCTTTTCATGTCATCGGAGATGTGCTGTACGGGTCCGATGAAAATGAG TTCGACAACCGACTGAATGTTAATCGGTGTTTGCAGTCGTTGAAATCTAAGGAAGACAGCTTTTGGCTAACATTACTAAAGGATTACATTATAAAT AATAAACATGTCGTTGTGCGAGCAGTTCCCAGCATCAAAGAAAATGTACGTACGGCCACTGTTGAACAGGAACGGCTAGAAAAGCAGCGAGAAGCACTCGGGGACAGTGGCCTAAAAGAGAAGGAGAAAATGCTATCCTATGCGATGGCATCCAACGAAATAGCACCACCGGATGAGATGATTACCTCCATACCTGTTCCCTCTACCGAAGGTATTAAATTCTATCCGGTCGAAGTTTATTCGTCCAGTGCGGATAAAAATCCCCCGGGATTGAAAATGACCGATTTGCCAGTTTATGCCGAAGCGTACGATTTGCATACGAATTTTTGCTAC CTTAAAGTTACAATGAACACGGAACCGTTAAGTGTGGAGTTGCGATCGTACCTCGTTCTGCTGTTGGAATTATTGACCGAATCGCCCATCCGCAGGGGCGATACATTGATACCGTACGAGGAGGTCGTGTCAACGCTCGAGTCCAACACGGTTGAAACAATGACTGATTTAGGGTTCAGTTCGTCGAGTCGCTTCAGCGTGGGTGCATACTCGAGCACGGCTACACTTTACATGCAAGTCGTACGGGAAAAGTATACAACCGGCATTGAGTTAATTACGGAACTTTTGCACAAGACAGAATTTACGGCAGAACGTATCAAAGTGTGCGCTACGAAACTCATTAATGAAGTAGCCCAAGCAAAGCGGGAAGGAAATTCCATCGCTAAGGATATTCTGAAAGCCATGTGTTATCGCAAGGAGAGTAATGTGCGCATCAGTTCACTGCTGAAGCAATCGAAGTTCCTTACCTCTTTGTTAGAGATGCTGGAAAAACCAGAGTCAGCAAATACAGTCATTGAAAATCTTAACAAGACCCGTGCGATCATCACGCAGCCAGAAAACATAGCCATTCACATGGCTGCCGATTGGAATGTGATGAAAGATCTTGGGATTGATTTGATCGCTCCCTGGAAACGACTAGTACAACCGATCCAGACGCAGAACTTGACTCAAAG GTTTACCAACATGCAAGATTGGGAACATATGGAAAAGAATAACGATGCCCTCAAACCATACACTGGTGTGATCGTTGGGCTCGGTAGTGTCGAGAGCGCGTTCCTGTTTCGAACATGTCAAGGAATAACCGATTTTAACGATGCGGATCTTGTAccgctgttgctgtttttgcaATATATGACACAACTCGAAGGACCACTGTGGAAACAAATTCGGGGCCAAGGATTCGCTTACGGGTACAATATAGTACCCCGGCCTAACGAAGGAATGCTCTACTTTACACTGTATCGTGCGTCAAATGTAGTTGCTGCATACCAGGAAGCAGTATCGATTATG GAGAAACAAGTCACCGAAACAGCAGAATGGGATGCCACGTTGTTGGAATCGGCGAGAAGTTCCTTGATTTTCGAAATCATTGCACGGGAAAACAGCATCGAAAAGGTGGTCAACACATCGATGCTGGCCAGCTTCAAGGGAGTGCCGGTAGGATATAACCAATCATTAGTGTGCCAAGTTGGCAAGGTGACGAAAGATGATTTACAGCGTGTGGGAAATCGCTATGtgagaaatttgttttctactaCCGACACGTGCACTGCCATCGTTTGCCATCCGGACAAAGCTTCCGATATTGCGAGCGCGTTCAAAAATTTGGGTATTCAGCTGAAAGTCGAAACAAATCTGGAAGAGAGCGTTCTAGCTTAA